The following proteins are co-located in the Haloterrigena turkmenica DSM 5511 genome:
- a CDS encoding sialidase family protein: MKDPKTSDCTRREHLQSMGFLGAAGFGMAGCMQLPNGNSSSGNKHRGETLYSPPEGAPAPGAMYPRVERLESSSGGNETLLATFEYYPSMSGGSEPYFPIYRSTNGGQTWSKFSEIHDQSGKDWGLRYQPTLYELPEETGPWPAGTVLAAGNAIPILDDPEDVADGEIGELGDTSIDLYASTDHGESWEYVSTVVTGGPAYPHAGNSPVWEPELHLDADGNLVCYFADERQADDDEYNQLVGLKASSDGGQTWGEEEFVAAVPNGTDRPGMPGVVELPNGTYMAVYELVGSDNVNGEVRVKTSPDGRDWGDPTDLGQQVVTDDGRRFINGPSITWTPRGGPNGTILVSGKQLVDGNRNLADGNGEVLLATTNLDGSGSWTPVEAPLSFETESELDGRIFVGWTTPILPSANGKRLLQMTSTAMNEELCEIRYAERPLKLNEL, encoded by the coding sequence ATGAAGGACCCAAAGACTAGCGACTGCACACGGAGAGAGCACCTGCAATCGATGGGGTTCCTCGGGGCTGCCGGTTTCGGTATGGCCGGCTGTATGCAGCTACCGAACGGTAACTCGAGTTCAGGTAACAAGCATCGCGGAGAGACGCTTTACTCCCCGCCAGAGGGGGCGCCGGCGCCGGGTGCGATGTATCCGCGCGTCGAACGCCTCGAGTCCAGTTCGGGCGGCAACGAGACGCTGCTCGCGACGTTCGAGTACTATCCGTCGATGAGCGGCGGTTCGGAGCCGTACTTCCCGATCTATCGGAGCACGAACGGCGGCCAGACGTGGTCGAAGTTCTCGGAAATCCATGATCAGAGCGGCAAGGACTGGGGATTGCGCTATCAGCCGACGCTGTACGAACTCCCGGAGGAAACCGGGCCGTGGCCGGCCGGGACGGTCCTCGCTGCTGGGAACGCGATTCCGATCCTCGACGACCCCGAGGACGTCGCGGACGGTGAAATCGGCGAGCTCGGCGATACGAGTATCGACCTGTACGCGAGTACCGACCACGGCGAGTCGTGGGAGTACGTCAGCACCGTCGTGACCGGCGGCCCAGCGTACCCCCACGCGGGTAACAGCCCCGTCTGGGAGCCCGAACTGCACCTGGACGCGGACGGAAATCTCGTCTGTTACTTCGCCGACGAACGGCAGGCGGACGACGACGAGTACAACCAGCTCGTCGGCCTCAAGGCGTCGAGCGACGGCGGTCAGACGTGGGGCGAGGAGGAGTTCGTGGCCGCGGTTCCAAACGGAACCGACCGGCCCGGCATGCCGGGCGTCGTCGAACTACCGAACGGCACCTATATGGCCGTGTACGAGCTCGTCGGTTCCGACAACGTGAACGGCGAAGTGAGAGTCAAGACGTCACCCGACGGCCGTGACTGGGGCGACCCGACGGACCTCGGGCAACAGGTCGTCACCGACGACGGGCGGCGCTTCATCAACGGTCCGTCCATCACGTGGACGCCGAGAGGCGGGCCCAACGGGACGATCCTCGTTTCCGGAAAGCAGTTGGTCGACGGAAACCGGAATCTGGCCGACGGCAACGGCGAGGTTCTCCTCGCCACCACGAACCTCGACGGGAGCGGCAGTTGGACCCCAGTCGAGGCGCCGCTGTCCTTCGAGACGGAGAGCGAACTCGACGGCCGGATTTTCGTCGGGTGGACGACACCGATTCTGCCATCCGCGAACGGCAAACGCCTCCTCCAGATGACCTCGACCGCGATGAACGAGGAACTCTGTGAGATTCGATATGCGGAGCGTCCGTTGAAGTTGAACGAGCTCTGA
- a CDS encoding DUF624 domain-containing protein, which translates to MNTSDDIRSVHHGLGVAFKSAYNHSGTMVLVSLLWVIASLPLITIGPATLAAYKAVLTLREEGEIDREAVVSTLSQHWHNSVLLSGVFVAFAAVTVGYATNYVLTGAVQSGTLAVVACYLTAHLSAVLVVAFVRLAEGNAVYDAVTGGYSWTATHPFDTVLLGFVSIGLFVLCAVLTVTVCLAFPFLLFTFHVAVVAEREG; encoded by the coding sequence ATGAATACGTCAGACGACATCCGTTCGGTCCACCACGGGCTCGGGGTGGCGTTCAAATCCGCGTACAATCACAGCGGTACGATGGTCCTCGTTAGCCTCCTCTGGGTCATCGCATCGCTTCCGCTCATCACCATCGGGCCGGCGACGCTCGCCGCCTACAAGGCCGTGCTGACGCTCCGCGAAGAGGGAGAGATCGACCGCGAGGCGGTCGTCTCCACGCTCTCACAGCACTGGCACAATTCGGTGCTCCTCAGCGGCGTGTTCGTCGCCTTCGCCGCCGTCACCGTCGGCTACGCCACCAACTACGTTCTGACGGGAGCCGTGCAGTCGGGCACCCTCGCGGTCGTCGCGTGCTACCTGACCGCCCACCTCAGCGCCGTGCTCGTCGTGGCGTTCGTCCGCTTAGCGGAAGGCAACGCGGTATACGACGCGGTTACGGGCGGCTACTCCTGGACCGCCACGCATCCGTTCGACACCGTCCTCCTCGGCTTCGTCAGCATCGGACTGTTCGTCCTCTGCGCCGTTCTCACGGTTACCGTGTGTCTGGCGTTCCCGTTCCTCTTGTTCACCTTCCACGTTGCCGTCGTCGCCGAACGTGAGGGATAA